From the Thermoleophilaceae bacterium genome, the window GTCTGCTCGCGCAGATCCCGCACGAACAGGTCGGCCATGTCGTGTGTCATGCCGGCGCGAACCACCACCCGAAGCACCGCCAGATCCTCGCGGTTCGCGGGGAACGTGTAGGCGGGAACGAGCCAGCCGCGCTCGCGTAGCCGCAGAGAGACGTCGAACACCGAGTAGTTCTCAACATCCGGCGCCACCGTGAAGGCGAACACCGGCAGCTGGCTGCCGTCGGTGATCAGCCGGTACTGGCCGATCTTCTCGACGTCGGACGCGATGTGCATCGCCACGTCGCGCGCCACGCCCTGCACGGTCCGGTAGCCCTCGAAGCCGAGGCTGATCAGCATGAAGTACTGCGCCACCACCTGGCTGCCGGGGCGCGAGAAGTTGAGCGCGAACGTCGGCATCTTGCCGCCCAGGTAGTTCACCTCGAACACGAGGTCGCGGGGCAGCGCCTCCTTGTCGCGCCACAGCGCCCAGCCCACGCCCGGGTACACGAGGCCGTACTTGTGCCCGGAGGCGTTGATCGACTGCACGCGCGGCAGGCGGAAGTCCCACTCGAGGTCGGGGTCGAGGAAGGGAGCGATGAAGCCGCCTGAGGCAGCGTCGACGTGGATCGGGACGTCCGGCCCTCCCCCGGCCGCGAGCTTGTCGAGCGCGTCCGAGATCTCCTTCACAGGCTCGTAGCTTCCGTCGAAGGTCGAGCCGAGGATGGCCACGACGCCGATCGTGTTCTCGTCGCAGAGCTTCACCGCCTCCTCGGCCCCGAGGTTGAAGCGGTCGCCCTCCATCGGCACGTATCGCGGTTCCACGTCCCAGTAGCGGCAGAACTTCTCCCAGCACACCTGCACGTTGATCCCCATCACGAGGTTGGGCCGCTCCGCGGGCTTCCCGGCCGCGCGCATGCGCTCGCGCCAGCGCCACTTGAGCGCGAGCCCGCCGAGCATCGCCGCCTCGCTGGAGCCGGTGGTGGAACAGCCGGTGGCGGGGGCGCCGCCGGGCGCGTGCCAGAGGTTGCCGAGCATGTTCACGCAGCGGTTCTCGAGCTCCGCCGTCTGCGGGTACTCGTCCTTGTCGATCATGTTCTTGTCGGCCGTCGCCGCCATCAGCTGCGCGCCTGCCGGCGGCATCCAGGTGGTGACGAAGGTGGCGAGGTTGAGCCTCGAGTTGCCGTCCAGCAGCAGCTCGTTCGAGATCAGGTCGCTCATCACGTCGCCGAAGCCGTCCTTCGGAACCTCGTCATGCGGCAGACGGCCGAGAAGTTCCTCGAGCACGAGGCGTGAGTCGTCGCTGGTGCGGGCCAAGGGGGCTCCTTTCTGCGGGGCCAGACGGTGGTGCCTGTGCCTAGCGTGGCAGGATTCCGAAGTCCGTGAGGGCAATCGAGGTCACAGAATTGGGCGGACCCGAGGTGCTGCGGCCCGCCGAGCGCCCTGAACCTGAGGCAGGGCCGGGGCAGGTGGTGGTGCGCGTGCGCGCCGCCAACGTCAATCCCACGGACCTCGGCGCCCGCACCGGCCACGGTCCGCGTGGCGTGCCCGAGCCGCCCTTCGTGCTCGGCTGGGACTTCGCTGGAGACGTGGAGTCCACAGGCGAGCGGGTGGTGGGGATGATCCACTGGTACGACAACGAGGGCCAGGTGGGCGCCTACGCCGAGGCCATCGCGGTGGACGCCGACTGGATCGTGCCGCTCCCCGATGGGCTCGACTACGTCCCCGCCGCAACGATCCCGCTCAACGCGCTGACCGCCGTGCAGGGCCTCGAGCTGCTCGGGCTCCCGCCTTCGAGCACCCTGCTCGTGACCGGGGCGAGCGGGGCGGTGGGCGGGTTCGCGGTGCAGCTCGCGGCGCGCGCGGGCCACCGCGTGATCGCCACGGCGAGCACGGGCGACGAGGAGTGGGTGGCGAGCCTCGGCGCCCACCAGGTGCTGCCGCGCGACGCGGACCTCGGCGCGCTCGACCCGGTGCCGGCGGTGTTCGACGCCGTGCCGCTGGGCGAGCCGGCGCTCGCGGCCGTGCAGGACGGTGGGACCGTGGTGTCCACCCGCAAGGTGCCCGGCGCGGATCCGGCGCGCGGCATTCGCCAGGAGGTGTTCCTCATCCATCCCGATCGCGACATGCTCGCTCGGCTGGTCGACGATGTCGCGGAGGGCCGCCTGAGGACGCGCGTGGACCGCACGCTGCCGCTCACCGACGCCGCCGAGGCGCACCGCCTAAACGAGGCCGGTGGGCTGCGCGGCAAGGTCGTGCTCCTGCCCTAGCACTGCCGCGCCATGTTCGTGGGGTGACAACAGTCACAACACCGGCGAGGCGATCCGTGGTAGGACACGCAGTGACGCCGAGTGATCCACACGGTACACCCGTCCCGTAACTGCCCCAATCACTCCCTCCCTGGCCCAAAGGAGTTCCCCTCATGTCAGATGTACTCGCAGGCGCGTCGCGAATCGACGGCTTCAGCGGCGATCAGCTGCGCCCCGGTGACGCGGGTTACGACGAGGCACGCATCCTCTGGAATGGCCTCTTCGATCGCCATCCCGCGCTGATCGCACGCTGCATCAGCACGGACGATGTGGTGGCCGCGGTGAACTACGGCCGCGAGAACGGCCTCGAGATCGCTGTGCGCTCGGGCGGCCACTCCGCCGCCGGCCACAGCTGCGTGGACGACGGTCTCGTGATCGACCTCAGTCAGATGAAGGCCATCGACATCGACGCCGAGACCCAGACCTGCCGCGCGCAGCCCGGCCTCACCTGGGCCGAGTTCGACGGTGCCACGCAGGCATATGGCCTGGCGGTCACCGGCGGCCGCTTCTCCACCACGGGCATCTCCGGCCTGATCCTCGCGAGCGGCAGCGGCTGGCTCGAGCGGAAGTGTGGCCTCACCGCCGACAACCTCATCTCCGCCCAGGTGGTGACCGCGGACGGCCGCGTTCTGCGCGCCAGCAAGGACGAGAACCCGGACCTCTTCTGGGCGATTCGTGGCGGTGGCGGCAACTTCGGCGTGGTCACGGAGTTCGAGCTCGGCCTCCACAAGGTCGGCCCGATGATCTACGGCGGGCTGCTGGTCTGCGCGCCTGACAGCGGCGCCAAGGTCCTCGAGTTCATGCGCCAGTACATGGCGGACGCTCCGGCGGATCTGGGCGCGGGCGTGGCGTTCGTCAGCGCTCCGCCCGAGCCGTTCGTGCCGGAGGAGATGCACTTCAAGCCCGTCGTCGGTGTCCTGATCTGCTGGACCGGCTCGATGGAGGAGGGCGAGAAGGTCGTGGCCCCGATCCGCGAGGCCGTCCAGCCGCTCATGGACATGGTTGGCGAGATGCCGTACGTCGCCCTCCAGACCATGCTCGACGGCGGCGCGCCGTACGGCACGCGCGCGTACGTGAAGGCCGAGTTCCTGAGCGACCTGAGCGACGACGCGATCGCGACCCTCGTGGATCAGGGCGGCCGGCGCCCCGGTCCGATGGTTCAGCTCCTGCTCGAGCCGCTCGGCGGCGCGATCGCGAACGTCGGCGAGGAGGAGACGGCGCTCGGTCGCCGCGACGTGAAGTGGTGCTACCACGCGCTGTCGATGTGGATGGATCCGGGCCAGGAGGCGGAGGACGCGCACGTCGGCTGGGCCAAGGGGCTCAAGGAGGCCATCAAGCCCCATACGCGCGACGGCGTCTACCTCAACTTCACGAGCGAGGACGACGACGAGCGCGTGCGCTCGACCTACGGGCCGAAGTACGAGCGGCTGCAGGCTCTCAAGGCCAAGTACGACCCCGAGAACCTGTTCCACCTCAACTCGAACATCAAGCCCGCCGCCTAGGACTCGGCGGTTTGGCGCTCGTCGCCGGCATGCTTGCGCCCCCAGCGCTTCTGCCGGCGGCGGGCGTCCGCCATCATCGCGGGCACGAGTGCGGTGGCGAGCCGCGGCGCGCTCCCGAACGCGCGTGCCACGCCTCCGCGCCAGCGGGGCATGCTCACCACCGGACGTGGGTGGTCGAGCAGCTGGACCGCGCGTTGCGCCACCTCATCGGGCTGTAGGAGCACTCCCGACCATGAGGGCGCGGCCTGCGGGTCGTCCACCTTGTCGTAGAGCATCGGCGTCCAGATGCCGTCCGGGCAGATGGCGCTGATGCAGACGCCCTTGCAGCCCGCCTGGCGCAGGTCGTACAGCGTGCCCACGGTGAACGCAATCGCCGCGTGCTTCGTTGCCGCGTAGACGGTCTCGCCGGGTGGCGCGGCCAGGCCCGCGAGCGAAACCACGTTGATCACGTGGCCGCTGTTCGCGGGGCGCATCAGCTCGAGCGCGGCGATGGTGCCGTTCATCAGGCCGTGCACGTTCACGTCCACAAGCGCCCGGCGCTCGGCATCGGTGTGAGACCACGACGGACCTGTGCGCAGGATGCCCGCGTTGTTCACCCACACCGCCAAGCCGCCGCCCCGCTCGGAGGCGGCACGCGCGGCCGCGCGGCAGGCGTCCGGATCGGTCACGTTGAGACCCCTCCCCCACGCGGCGCCGCCGATCCTCTCGGCGGCGGCCAGGGCGCCCGCCTCATCCACGTCCGCCACATTCACGGTCAGGCCACGCTGCGCGAGCAGCCGCGCGATCTCGAAGCCGAGCCCCCGCGCCGCGCCTGTCACCACCGCCGCCGTCACCGCGGCGAGACTAACCGGATCAGCGGCCGCGCGGCATCGTCACGGCAGGATCAGGTGGCTGTCGCCGAACTCGTGCCAGAGGTAGCCGTGCTCGAGCGCCTCGTCGTAGCTGTGCGCGAGCAGCTCGTGGCCCGCCACGGCCTCGAGCATCATCAGGTGGGAGGCCTGAGGATCGTGCCAGCCGGTGATGAGGCCGTCAGTGGCCCGCAGTTCGCGATCCGGAGTGACCACGAGGTTGGTCCACCCGCTGCCCGCTTCGACTGTGCCGTCCGGCCGCGCCGCGGTCTCGAGCGCTCGTACAGCCGTGGTGCCCACGCAGATCACGCGCCCTCCCCAGCCGCGCACCGTGTTCACGAGCCGAGCGCTCTCGGCGGACACCTCGTAGCGCTCGGGGTACGGCGGCTCGTGGCGCTCCGGCGAGGAGACGCCGGTGTGCAGCGTGAGCGGCGCGAACAGCACACCGCGCGACACGAGCTCGCCCACCAGCTCGTCCGTGAACGGGCGGGCGGCGCTGGGCATCTCCGCGCTTCCCGGGCTCAGGGCAAACGCGGTCTGGTATGCCTCGAGGGGCCAGGCGCGCGGCACGTACGAGTAACGGATCGGATGGCCGTGGCGGCCGAGGTAGCGGTGGAGCGGCTCGTGCGGATCAAAGTGCGCGAGCCATAGACGCGAGCCCGCCACGTATGGCGCCACCAGCTCGAGGTCGCCGTTGCCGGCGAGCGTGAGATGCTCGCCTGCCTCGCCGCCCGGGTGGGGCGCCAGGCCGTCACCCGTGCGGAGCTCGACGACCCACCAGCGGCCGTCGGGGAGATCGGGCGCGGCGGTGGAGAAGCGCAGCTCGAGGGAGGAGCCGTCGCTGCGCCGCGCCGGCACGGCCG encodes:
- a CDS encoding glutamate decarboxylase is translated as MARTSDDSRLVLEELLGRLPHDEVPKDGFGDVMSDLISNELLLDGNSRLNLATFVTTWMPPAGAQLMAATADKNMIDKDEYPQTAELENRCVNMLGNLWHAPGGAPATGCSTTGSSEAAMLGGLALKWRWRERMRAAGKPAERPNLVMGINVQVCWEKFCRYWDVEPRYVPMEGDRFNLGAEEAVKLCDENTIGVVAILGSTFDGSYEPVKEISDALDKLAAGGGPDVPIHVDAASGGFIAPFLDPDLEWDFRLPRVQSINASGHKYGLVYPGVGWALWRDKEALPRDLVFEVNYLGGKMPTFALNFSRPGSQVVAQYFMLISLGFEGYRTVQGVARDVAMHIASDVEKIGQYRLITDGSQLPVFAFTVAPDVENYSVFDVSLRLRERGWLVPAYTFPANREDLAVLRVVVRAGMTHDMADLFVRDLREQTESLQKLSHPLPERSKEEREAFRH
- a CDS encoding NADP-dependent oxidoreductase, producing the protein MRAIEVTELGGPEVLRPAERPEPEAGPGQVVVRVRAANVNPTDLGARTGHGPRGVPEPPFVLGWDFAGDVESTGERVVGMIHWYDNEGQVGAYAEAIAVDADWIVPLPDGLDYVPAATIPLNALTAVQGLELLGLPPSSTLLVTGASGAVGGFAVQLAARAGHRVIATASTGDEEWVASLGAHQVLPRDADLGALDPVPAVFDAVPLGEPALAAVQDGGTVVSTRKVPGADPARGIRQEVFLIHPDRDMLARLVDDVAEGRLRTRVDRTLPLTDAAEAHRLNEAGGLRGKVVLLP
- a CDS encoding FAD-binding oxidoreductase; this encodes MSDVLAGASRIDGFSGDQLRPGDAGYDEARILWNGLFDRHPALIARCISTDDVVAAVNYGRENGLEIAVRSGGHSAAGHSCVDDGLVIDLSQMKAIDIDAETQTCRAQPGLTWAEFDGATQAYGLAVTGGRFSTTGISGLILASGSGWLERKCGLTADNLISAQVVTADGRVLRASKDENPDLFWAIRGGGGNFGVVTEFELGLHKVGPMIYGGLLVCAPDSGAKVLEFMRQYMADAPADLGAGVAFVSAPPEPFVPEEMHFKPVVGVLICWTGSMEEGEKVVAPIREAVQPLMDMVGEMPYVALQTMLDGGAPYGTRAYVKAEFLSDLSDDAIATLVDQGGRRPGPMVQLLLEPLGGAIANVGEEETALGRRDVKWCYHALSMWMDPGQEAEDAHVGWAKGLKEAIKPHTRDGVYLNFTSEDDDERVRSTYGPKYERLQALKAKYDPENLFHLNSNIKPAA
- a CDS encoding SDR family NAD(P)-dependent oxidoreductase, which codes for MTAAVVTGAARGLGFEIARLLAQRGLTVNVADVDEAGALAAAERIGGAAWGRGLNVTDPDACRAAARAASERGGGLAVWVNNAGILRTGPSWSHTDAERRALVDVNVHGLMNGTIAALELMRPANSGHVINVVSLAGLAAPPGETVYAATKHAAIAFTVGTLYDLRQAGCKGVCISAICPDGIWTPMLYDKVDDPQAAPSWSGVLLQPDEVAQRAVQLLDHPRPVVSMPRWRGGVARAFGSAPRLATALVPAMMADARRRQKRWGRKHAGDERQTAES
- a CDS encoding S-adenosylmethionine:tRNA ribosyltransferase-isomerase, translating into MTAAPAFDLPTVLEAHEPPEARGLARDEVRLMVASKHDCAIAHASFRDLPGFLRAGDLLVVNTSATLPAAVPARRSDGSSLELRFSTAAPDLPDGRWWVVELRTGDGLAPHPGGEAGEHLTLAGNGDLELVAPYVAGSRLWLAHFDPHEPLHRYLGRHGHPIRYSYVPRAWPLEAYQTAFALSPGSAEMPSAARPFTDELVGELVSRGVLFAPLTLHTGVSSPERHEPPYPERYEVSAESARLVNTVRGWGGRVICVGTTAVRALETAARPDGTVEAGSGWTNLVVTPDRELRATDGLITGWHDPQASHLMMLEAVAGHELLAHSYDEALEHGYLWHEFGDSHLILP